GTGGACCTACTCGTACGACGCGCTCGGCAGGCGGTTCGCGAAGCAGCGGTGGGTGTCCGGCGCGGTGGTGGAGGAAACGCGGTACGCCTGGAGCGGCACGGAGATCGTCGAACGGGACGGCACGGATTCGGTGGTGACCTGGGCGCACGACCGCGATGGCCGGCTGGTGGCCCAGTCCTCGCCAGGCACGTTCAGCTCGATCGTGACCGACGCCGACGGAAGTCCCACCGAACTGCTGGACGGCGATGGCACGCTGCGCTGGCAGTCCTGCGCCTGGGACGCCCCGTGCTGGGACGCCGATGCGGAAAGCGGGCTGCACCACCACTTCGACCGGTACTTCGACCCGGGCATCGCGCGGTACCTCAGCCAGGATCCGCTCGGCCTGCGGCCAGGCCCCAACCCGGTCGCCCGCCACCCGGCCCAGGCACGCGGGTCCGCCAGTGCCGTCCCGCATCGGCCCGGGTCCGGGTACCACCGCGGGGTCGCCGTCCACCCCCGGACGGGCGGCGGCGGGTAGGGTCGCGGACATGGGAGTTGCCACTGACGAGCGCCAGGCGTTGTGCGGGCTGTTCGAGGAGTTGGGGCCCGACGCGCCGACGTTGTGCGAGGGGTGGCGCACCAGGGACCTCGCCGCGCACCTGGTCGTGCGCGAGCACCGGCTCGACGCGGCGGCCGGGATCCTGGTGCCGTTCCTCGCCTCCCACACCGAATCCGTCCAGCGGCGTTATGCCACCGAGCCGTGGGAGAAGCTGGTCGACCGGGTGCGCTCCGGCCCGGCCTTGCTCTGGCCCACCCGGCTGCCCCCGCTCAACGAACTGGTCAACAGCGCCGAGTTCCTCGTCCACCACGAGGACGTGCGCCGCGGCCAGGAAGGCTGGGAACCCCGCCCGGCCGAGGCCGCGCGGGACGCCGCCGCCTGGCGTTCGGTGCGGGCGATCGCCAAGCTCACCCTGCGGAACTCACCCGTCGGAGTGCTGCTGCGCGCGCCCGGCCACGGTGAGGTGGTCCTCAAGGGCCCCGACCCCGTCACGCTCACCGGCGGACCGCTGGAAATCCTGCTCTTCGCCTTCGGCCGAGACGCCGTACGCCTCGAATTCGACGGTGAACTCACCGCCATCGCCCGACTGAAGTCACTCAGCCGCGGTCTCTAGCTTTCCGCGAGTGCCTGTGCGGCGCGCAGGAAAGCCGCCCGGTCGGTGGCGGGCAGGCCGGCGAGCAGTTCGTCCTCGTGCGCCTGGATCTGCTTCTGCGCGCCCCGCCGCCGGGCGCGTCCCTCGTCGGTGATCGCCAGCACTCGCACCCGCCGGTCCGCGGGGTCCGGGTCCCGGCTGATCAGCCCGGCTTCCTGCAGTTCGTCCAGCGTCCCGATGATCCGCGTCTTGTCCGCGCCGATCGCGCGCGCGAGCGCGGCCTGCGTGCGCACCGGGCCGTCGTCGAGCGCGCTCAGCACCACGTAACCCCACATGCTCAAGCCGTGCTCCGCCAGCACCGGCGCCTCGGCCGCCATCAGCCGGCGCATCAGTCCGCCGAGCATCGCCGCCAGGTCCGGCCGGGTGCGCTCCGCCATGCGCTGACCCTAACCTCCTTGACCAACCGTAAGCATGTGTAGATGATGTGCACATGCCTATCAACGAGCTCCGCATCCTCGACGCTCTCGCCACCAGTGCCAGCCTTGATCTCGTCGACCGCGTCGAACCCGCGGACCTGGCCAAACCGACACCCTGCGAGGCCTGGACCCTGCACGGCCTGCTCGCGCACATGACCACCCAGCACCTCGGCTTCGCCGCCGCGGCGGGTGGTGACGGGGACCCGGAGAACTGGAAGCTGGTCCCCCTCGGCGACGACCCCGCCGCCACCTACCGCGATTCGGTGAACAAGGTGCTGAACGCCTTCGCCGCCGACGACATCGCCGACCGCAAGTTCCCGCTGCCCGAGTTCACCACCGAGTTCACCTTCACCGCCGAGCAGGCGATCAGCTTCCACTTCGTCGACTACGTGGTGCACTCCTGGGACGTGGCCCGCACGCTCGGCCTGCCGCTCACCTTCCAGCGGGAGGTGCTCGACGCCGCGGCGCGCATCGCCGAGATCGTCCCGGATGGACAGTCACGCCTCGCTCCCGGCGCGGCCTTCGGTCCCGCCGTCGCCGCCGACGGACTGTCCGGTTTGGACCGGATCGTGGCGCTGCTCGGCCGCTCGCCCAGCTGGGCGCCGAACGGTTCCCGGTGAAGGTCGGAGGGCTGTCGCGAGAGCGGCGAAGGCGCACGTAACAACGAGCCCGGCCCAGCCGGGCAGCGGGAAGTAGCCCGCCGAAGGGGAATAGTCCGCCAGCACCTGCGGGAACTCTTCGGCGGTCTGCAGCACGGCGAACCCGGCGGCGGGCGTGACGCGCAGCAGCCAATCTCCCACTTCGGCGGGCAGCACGAGCGCCAGGACGTACGGCACCACCGTCACCGCCGCCGTGATCAGCCAGGACCGCAAAGCATGCGCCAGCACCGCGATCGCCCCGGTCAGCAAGCCGACACCGAGGATCACCCGCACCCAGATGAGCGCATCGACCGGAAGCACGGTGCCACCGGCGATCCGCGTGGCCAACACGCCTGCCGGAAGCGCCAGCCCGGCGGCGAGCAGTCCGGCGAAAAACCCCGCACCGCCGACAGCGACAACGCGTCCGCCCCGAAACCGGCCCGCGAAAGCGAGAAGCCCAGTACCAGGGCGGAACCTGGCGGCCACCACGATCACCACCAGAATCAGCACGGGCAGCCCGAGCAACGCTCTTTCGAGCGAGGCTCCGCCGATCGTGCCGACCGGGCCGACATCCCCGGAACCGGTCACCGTGACCACGCCGTTCTCCAGGGTGAGCCCGGGTGCCCGGTGCAGGCGTTCCCAGTCGGTGGTCCCCATTTCGCCGATCGTGCTGCCGGTCCAGTCCACCTCGGCCGCACCGGTCACGGTGATCTGGTCGAAGGATGCGGTCGCCTGGGTGAACCGGACCTGGGCACCGCCCTCCCCGCTCAGGGTCAGGTCACCGGGCGAAGCGGTGAAGAATCCTACTTGGACAGTGGCGGGCAGGCCCTCCAGCACGGCGGTGCCGACCGGTGTCCAGCTGAGGCCGTCGGCCGACTCGTAACCGGTGATCGTGTCGCCGGACCGGGTCAGCCGCAGCCAGCTCGCACCGGCGACGCTGCCCGCGGTGTCGTGCTCGTAGTCGTACTGCATCCGCACACCGTGGCTGCCGGTGAACATCAGCGCGGCGTAGGACGAACCCGGGGTGAGCCCGTCCTTCACCATCAGGCCCGCCTTCGCCCACGGCACCAGGCCCTCGGTGATCCGGTCGTGGTCCGGTGGCGGATACGTGATCACCCCGGACATCGAGGCGAGCCGGGCAGTGACGCTGCCGTCTGTCCCGAGTGGACGGTGCGCGAAGGCGAACTGGTCGCTGACCGCGCGTCCGTCCGGTCCCACCGGATCGCTCGGGCAGGCGACCTCGACCGTGCCCACACTGCACGTCGACCTATCGGCCACCGCCGGGAGCACGCCCGCCAGTACGGTCAGAAGCACGGCGCCGAGTAACGCGAAGAGTTGTTTTCGTTGCACGGCTCCGGTCTACGGGCCGGGCCATAACACCGGCCGAACCGCCGCTGTCACGCCGTTGTTAGGTCCCGCCGGTCATGCTGGTGCCATGGGCAAGCCACAACGAACGGTCCGGCTGCGCTTCACCGTTCTCTACGCCTCGCTGTTCCTCGTCTCCGGCATCGGCCTGCTGGTGCTGACCAACCTGTTCACCGTCACCGCCCCGGCGGACTTCCCCGAGCAGCT
The genomic region above belongs to Amycolatopsis sp. YIM 10 and contains:
- a CDS encoding TIGR03085 family metal-binding protein, whose product is MGVATDERQALCGLFEELGPDAPTLCEGWRTRDLAAHLVVREHRLDAAAGILVPFLASHTESVQRRYATEPWEKLVDRVRSGPALLWPTRLPPLNELVNSAEFLVHHEDVRRGQEGWEPRPAEAARDAAAWRSVRAIAKLTLRNSPVGVLLRAPGHGEVVLKGPDPVTLTGGPLEILLFAFGRDAVRLEFDGELTAIARLKSLSRGL
- a CDS encoding MarR family winged helix-turn-helix transcriptional regulator; the protein is MAERTRPDLAAMLGGLMRRLMAAEAPVLAEHGLSMWGYVVLSALDDGPVRTQAALARAIGADKTRIIGTLDELQEAGLISRDPDPADRRVRVLAITDEGRARRRGAQKQIQAHEDELLAGLPATDRAAFLRAAQALAES
- a CDS encoding TIGR03086 family metal-binding protein, whose protein sequence is MPINELRILDALATSASLDLVDRVEPADLAKPTPCEAWTLHGLLAHMTTQHLGFAAAAGGDGDPENWKLVPLGDDPAATYRDSVNKVLNAFAADDIADRKFPLPEFTTEFTFTAEQAISFHFVDYVVHSWDVARTLGLPLTFQREVLDAAARIAEIVPDGQSRLAPGAAFGPAVAADGLSGLDRIVALLGRSPSWAPNGSR